The genomic segment CGTCGCGCCAGGCTTCGGCACTCACTTCGTCGAAGCCCACAGAGACCGATTCCTGGCCGTAGCCCAGAATGCTGGTGACGTTGTCGGTAATGGCGTCGGCGAGGCGCTGCTCTTGCTGTTCGCTCTTGCCGGGCCAGAGTTTGACTATGACGTGGGGCACGCTTCCGCTCCTTGAGCTTGTCCTGCCGGCGCGCACCGAGCACGACCATTGCTGGCGAGCAGCTTGGCGGGGGCCTCGCCGATACCGGAAGAGGCGCCGGTGATGATGACGACTTTATCTTTGATCAATTCAGTATTCCTTTGTTCGGTTAGCGGGCGCCGTATTGCTCGTCGCTAACGTGCTCCATCCAGTCGACGGCCTTGCCGTCCTTGCTTTCCTGGATGGCGATATGGCTCATCGCGGCTTCGGCCGAGGCGCCGTGCCAGTGCTTTTCGCCGGGCGGAAACCAGACGACGTCACCGGGATGGATTTCCTCGATACTGCCGCCCCAGGTCTGGACGTAGCCGCGACCGGTCGTGACGATGAGAGTCTGGCCCAATGGATGGGTGTGCCAGGCGGTACGGGCGCCGGGCTCAAAACTGACGAGGGCGCCCTGAACGCGCTCCTTGTCGAACGGATTGAACAGCGGGTCGATGCGCACCGTGCCGGTGAACCAGTCGGCGGGACCCTTGCCGGAGGGTGTGGCCCCTGCGCGGACGATTTCCATGACGTTTTCCTTCCACAAAGGTTGAGGCCGAACCGGCCTTCATTGCGATGTGGCGGAAGGTAAGCGCGCGCGGATAACAGGACTAGGTGCCGAACGGTCCATGAACTTGTGAGGAAAATTCATGAATGCCGGCAGCGCCATCTGGGACGCGGGATCGTGCCCGCGCGGCGGTCAGTGCGTACCCAGGAACATCGCGTAGGCCGGATTGGCGGTCTCGTCCCAATGGGCGTAGCCCAGATCGTCGAGGAAGGCATCGAACGCGACTCGCTCGTCGGGCGGCACCTGGATGCCGGCGAGCACGCGGCCGAAATCGGACCCGTGGTTGCGGTAGTGGAAAAGGGAGATATTCCAGTCCGAGCGCAGGCCCTCGAGGAACCGGAGCAGGGCTCCGGGCCGCTCGGGAAACTCGAAGCGGTAGAGCATTTCGCCGGAAAGGCCCTCGACGCGCCCGCCGACCATGTAGCGCACATGGAGCTTGGCCAACTCGTTGTCGGTCATGTCCACGACCGCATGGCCGCTTT from the Youhaiella tibetensis genome contains:
- a CDS encoding tautomerase family protein; its protein translation is MPHVIVKLWPGKSEQQEQRLADAITDNVTSILGYGQESVSVGFDEVSAEAWRDEVYRPDILAKESTLYKKPGYKM
- a CDS encoding cupin domain-containing protein; this translates as MEIVRAGATPSGKGPADWFTGTVRIDPLFNPFDKERVQGALVSFEPGARTAWHTHPLGQTLIVTTGRGYVQTWGGSIEEIHPGDVVWFPPGEKHWHGASAEAAMSHIAIQESKDGKAVDWMEHVSDEQYGAR